A window of the Deinococcus humi genome harbors these coding sequences:
- a CDS encoding rhomboid family intramembrane serine protease has translation MRPPPPVRRPQSSIAPGRPQFGPALGVTAVLVGLVWIQEIVDLLGFGGRLDYYGIEPRVPGTFWHVLTAPFLHYGFAHLIANTVPLAVLAFMSAVRGVGRFLAVTLVVAVVGGGLVWLFARGGSVHLGASELIFGYLAYLLGVGWWERTPAAIGVAVVAAVLYGGILWGVLPGNPAVSWEAHLFGFMAGLLAALLLHGRRPGREVRRASR, from the coding sequence ATGAGACCGCCGCCCCCCGTTCGCCGCCCACAGTCCTCGATTGCGCCGGGGCGGCCACAGTTTGGTCCTGCGCTGGGCGTCACCGCCGTGCTCGTCGGCCTCGTGTGGATTCAGGAGATCGTCGATCTGCTCGGCTTCGGCGGGAGGCTGGACTATTACGGCATCGAGCCTCGCGTGCCCGGCACTTTCTGGCATGTGCTGACCGCTCCTTTTCTGCACTACGGCTTTGCCCACCTGATCGCCAACACCGTGCCGCTGGCGGTGCTGGCCTTCATGAGCGCGGTGCGCGGCGTGGGGCGGTTTCTGGCCGTGACGCTGGTGGTGGCGGTGGTGGGCGGCGGGCTGGTGTGGCTGTTCGCGCGCGGCGGCAGCGTGCATCTGGGGGCCAGCGAGCTGATCTTCGGTTACCTAGCCTACCTGCTGGGCGTGGGCTGGTGGGAGCGCACCCCCGCCGCGATTGGCGTGGCGGTGGTGGCGGCCGTGCTGTATGGCGGGATCCTGTGGGGCGTGCTGCCGGGCAATCCGGCGGTGTCCTGGGAAGCGCACCTGTTCGGCTTTATGGCTGGCCTGCTTGCGGCGTTGCTGCTGCATGGGCGCAGACCGGGGAGAGAGGTCAGACGCGCCAGCCGTTGA
- a CDS encoding GGDEF domain-containing protein produces the protein MSPHTDLHLPRRDPHGETLRRRLYTGVVVCGVALVLFGILMQRILNLQEPYLQYVAPWVLGLNVLALWWLLTRRALIVVELASVGVLAAASVAHIVLVSLKAPSLPGAYPNSGPYWAVMCVCVLAFLALPPRRATAFNLTYLPFTLLLPWLLPETHTAPSAPGLVRVQLNATMVFLLVWGLSWFRAQYATQAQTQELLRQMAFTDPLTGLPNRHAVYPAVDALLKDAARGQAGSIFLIDLDHFKRINDRHGHGVGDEVLVAAGQVLRNCATEPGAPPPTLGRWGGEEFIVVMPGTTPERAQARAEQLLTEFREWAWPHHLQVTVSIGSSSVRADEDFNGLLARADAALYAAKSSGRDRAVMQGHAKPQELVTA, from the coding sequence ATGAGCCCGCACACCGATCTCCACCTGCCGAGGCGCGATCCTCACGGCGAGACGCTCCGGCGGCGGCTGTATACCGGCGTGGTGGTTTGCGGCGTGGCGCTGGTGCTGTTCGGGATCTTGATGCAACGCATCCTGAATCTGCAGGAACCTTACCTGCAGTACGTTGCGCCCTGGGTGCTGGGCCTCAATGTGCTGGCCCTGTGGTGGTTGCTGACCCGCCGGGCGCTGATCGTGGTCGAGCTGGCCTCGGTGGGGGTCCTGGCAGCCGCAAGCGTCGCCCATATTGTGCTGGTCAGCCTCAAAGCCCCCTCGTTGCCAGGGGCCTACCCCAACAGCGGACCGTACTGGGCGGTCATGTGTGTCTGTGTTCTGGCCTTCCTGGCGTTGCCGCCGCGCCGCGCCACGGCTTTCAATCTGACCTACCTGCCCTTCACTCTGCTGCTGCCGTGGCTGCTGCCCGAGACTCACACCGCGCCGTCTGCCCCCGGCCTCGTAAGGGTGCAGCTCAATGCCACCATGGTGTTTCTGCTGGTATGGGGGCTGTCGTGGTTTCGTGCCCAGTACGCCACGCAGGCCCAGACTCAGGAATTGCTGCGGCAGATGGCCTTCACGGATCCGTTGACCGGGCTGCCCAACCGCCACGCCGTGTATCCGGCAGTGGACGCCCTGCTGAAAGACGCGGCACGCGGGCAGGCGGGGTCCATTTTTCTGATTGATCTGGACCATTTCAAGCGGATCAACGACCGGCACGGCCACGGTGTGGGCGATGAGGTGCTTGTTGCGGCGGGGCAGGTGCTGCGCAACTGCGCCACCGAGCCCGGTGCGCCGCCACCCACCCTGGGCCGCTGGGGAGGCGAGGAATTCATCGTGGTGATGCCGGGCACGACGCCAGAGCGTGCCCAGGCGCGCGCCGAGCAGCTCCTCACCGAGTTCCGCGAGTGGGCGTGGCCGCATCACCTTCAGGTGACGGTCAGCATCGGCTCCAGCAGCGTCCGGGCGGACGAGGATTTCAATGGACTGCTGGCACGCGCCGACGCCGCCCTGTACGCGGCCAAGTCCTCTGGCCGGGACCGGGCCGTCATGCAGGGTCACGCGAAGCCGCAAGAGCTTGTGACGGCCTGA
- a CDS encoding SIS domain-containing protein — MSDPTSNSTTPSGGLLGLLSRLPGSYAGPQTPETAPYGLVGVGEGTLAAHLLQALALPSLTRSGTQFVLGSPDAGTLATDYADLAEVAGATARRISTGGRPDEIDVLVPGGPLSTYHFAQAVAYASGHAEEARQADAAMADLAARCAPNIEENNPARDLAWSLWGRTPLLLSAPDADALPHAWQQLLARTGKTLAVPLLGDVLPLTCGAFDARHEQGDAKVALLLGDTDPALLLAREILESRIDEIIHVPAPNGAQGYPAALALWYFGAWVAAYLAERYDAEPADPAVLARAQATLSGEGGGRTDGDLRLSAPRDDLRRTRVQEEPDWADDNDEDDLDDPEDREED, encoded by the coding sequence ATGAGCGATCCCACCTCCAATTCCACCACGCCGTCCGGCGGCCTGCTGGGTCTGCTGTCGCGCCTGCCCGGCAGCTACGCCGGTCCACAGACGCCCGAAACCGCCCCCTACGGCCTCGTCGGCGTGGGCGAGGGCACACTGGCGGCTCACCTGCTCCAGGCCTTGGCCCTGCCCAGCCTGACGCGCTCCGGCACGCAGTTCGTGCTGGGCAGCCCAGACGCCGGAACCCTGGCCACCGATTACGCCGATCTTGCCGAGGTCGCCGGAGCCACCGCACGCCGTATCAGCACCGGAGGCCGCCCCGATGAGATTGACGTGCTGGTGCCGGGTGGACCGCTGTCCACCTACCACTTCGCGCAGGCGGTGGCCTACGCCAGCGGTCACGCCGAGGAAGCCCGGCAGGCCGACGCCGCCATGGCCGATCTGGCCGCCCGCTGCGCGCCGAACATCGAGGAGAATAACCCGGCCCGCGATCTAGCCTGGAGCCTGTGGGGGCGCACGCCGCTCCTGCTCTCGGCCCCCGACGCGGACGCCCTGCCGCACGCCTGGCAGCAATTGCTGGCGCGCACTGGTAAGACGCTGGCTGTGCCGCTGCTGGGCGACGTTCTGCCGTTGACCTGCGGGGCGTTCGACGCCCGGCACGAGCAGGGCGACGCCAAGGTGGCCCTGCTGCTGGGCGACACCGATCCGGCCCTGCTGCTGGCCCGCGAGATTCTGGAGTCGCGTATCGACGAGATCATCCACGTGCCCGCCCCGAACGGCGCCCAGGGCTACCCTGCCGCACTGGCATTGTGGTACTTCGGCGCATGGGTGGCCGCCTACCTGGCCGAGCGCTACGACGCCGAACCGGCGGATCCTGCCGTGCTGGCCCGCGCCCAGGCCACCCTGAGCGGCGAGGGCGGGGGTAGGACGGATGGGGACCTGCGCCTGAGTGCGCCCCGCGACGACCTGCGGCGTACCCGTGTGCAGGAGGAACCCGACTGGGCCGACGATAACGATGAGGACGATCTCGATGACCCGGAGGACCGGGAAGAGGACTGA
- a CDS encoding HD-GYP domain-containing protein: MNRKWASWNNQANAAWNVDPRAHDQLIETNVREVNTWAMAVVGRSCTEHDRRVMDLSLKLAEAAGLLQGAWDVRQIVWAALLHDIGKAAISARILDKPGALTPTEFKVIQQHPSLGHRLARTAPQVNHEILGAILHHHERWDGEGYPLGLIGESIPLLARIIKVTDVYDALVSDRPYRPAWTNDEATAYLLQHSGTAFEPHLVQVFVYRVLPWHQHPGFPLD, encoded by the coding sequence ATGAACCGCAAGTGGGCTTCCTGGAACAACCAAGCCAATGCGGCATGGAATGTTGATCCACGTGCCCATGATCAGCTGATTGAAACGAACGTCCGCGAAGTGAACACCTGGGCGATGGCGGTGGTCGGTCGTTCTTGCACCGAGCATGACCGCCGGGTGATGGACCTGTCCCTGAAACTAGCTGAAGCGGCGGGACTGCTCCAGGGAGCATGGGATGTCCGCCAGATCGTCTGGGCCGCACTGCTGCACGACATCGGCAAGGCCGCGATCAGCGCCAGGATCCTGGATAAACCAGGCGCACTGACGCCAACAGAATTTAAGGTCATCCAGCAACACCCCAGTTTGGGCCACCGTCTGGCCCGCACCGCCCCACAGGTCAACCATGAGATTCTGGGGGCCATTCTGCACCATCACGAGCGCTGGGACGGCGAGGGATATCCGCTGGGTCTGATCGGCGAGTCCATTCCGCTGCTGGCCCGTATCATCAAGGTGACCGACGTCTACGACGCTCTGGTCTCAGATCGCCCATACCGCCCGGCCTGGACCAATGACGAGGCCACCGCGTATCTGCTGCAACACTCCGGCACAGCCTTTGAACCTCACCTGGTTCAGGTTTTTGTGTACCGAGTGCTTCCCTGGCACCAGCATCCCGGCTTTCCGCTGGACTGA
- a CDS encoding peptidylprolyl isomerase gives MNRKKVTNVMLIVLALLLVVGMAYQFTPNIAGLFNRNQVNGVPALKVNGQTITAEQLDQARRGNPVLSSTDTGVLGDDFKTVVVANQIQQALVTGATQDIKVSRADVNAEVDKVREQRDLKDNKAWTDFLQGVGLSDAAARAQIRDSIAIQRKVDELKKATPAPTDAEAKLYYDLNPEAFQSDARIVGRQIVVADEAKAKDLLAQARNGADFAALASANSSEFKDRGGALGPIENGAPRPVAQVALPAEVGAAAFALTDGGLTDVVSSGGKFYIVKVEKYLPPAPKPFDEAKNDVVTALKTQKENAALEQWLAGLEKDAKIEYVDPNWKIENPTVASVAGRDIPYSEVVEGVVSNQQFASLLQQVPPEQAAGLVNGILKPQVTQGLIQTYAAPTIAEKLKLNLTGTRQDIAQGLAAYGARDVKVTDADLQAYYDQNKEQFQTPASATVSEASFRDRNQALAFRTDWNGNGDFTAAAGKAGGTVSERGAVTAGDSKLSPELEAAVFSAKTLKDAGEGSLSDVVKVGDRYSVLYVTDLKPAVTQSLAAVRAQIQSQVLAAKKNEAGQAFVSKEVAALKPTDNLEKVLAAQAKRVAAAEPKPTTPATDSATPGATDSAAPADTAPTDAAPVETTPAPTDSTTPPATDAAPATR, from the coding sequence GTGAACCGAAAGAAAGTCACCAACGTCATGCTGATCGTGCTGGCCCTGCTTCTGGTGGTCGGCATGGCCTACCAGTTCACCCCCAACATCGCCGGCCTGTTCAATCGCAACCAGGTCAACGGCGTCCCAGCCCTGAAGGTCAATGGACAGACCATCACGGCGGAGCAACTGGACCAGGCCCGCCGGGGCAACCCAGTCCTGAGCAGCACCGATACCGGCGTGCTGGGCGACGATTTCAAGACTGTCGTGGTTGCCAACCAGATTCAGCAGGCGTTGGTCACCGGGGCCACGCAGGACATCAAGGTCAGCCGCGCCGACGTAAACGCCGAGGTAGACAAGGTTCGCGAACAGCGCGACCTCAAAGACAACAAGGCCTGGACCGATTTCCTGCAGGGCGTCGGCCTGAGCGACGCTGCTGCCCGCGCCCAGATTCGCGACAGCATCGCCATCCAGCGCAAGGTCGACGAGCTGAAGAAGGCCACTCCCGCTCCCACCGACGCTGAGGCGAAGCTGTATTACGACCTGAACCCCGAAGCCTTCCAGAGCGACGCGCGCATCGTGGGCCGTCAGATCGTGGTGGCGGACGAGGCCAAGGCCAAGGACCTGCTGGCCCAGGCCAGGAACGGCGCGGATTTCGCGGCGCTGGCTTCGGCCAACAGCAGTGAATTCAAGGATCGCGGCGGTGCGCTCGGCCCCATCGAGAACGGCGCCCCCCGCCCGGTGGCCCAGGTGGCCCTGCCCGCCGAGGTGGGCGCAGCAGCGTTTGCCCTGACGGACGGCGGCCTGACCGACGTGGTCTCCAGCGGCGGCAAGTTCTACATCGTCAAGGTCGAGAAGTACCTGCCGCCCGCCCCCAAGCCTTTCGACGAGGCCAAGAACGACGTCGTGACTGCCCTGAAGACCCAGAAGGAGAACGCTGCCCTGGAGCAGTGGCTGGCCGGGCTGGAGAAGGACGCCAAGATCGAGTACGTCGATCCCAACTGGAAGATCGAGAACCCCACCGTCGCCAGCGTCGCGGGCAGGGACATCCCGTATTCGGAAGTGGTGGAGGGCGTGGTCAGCAACCAGCAGTTCGCCTCGCTGCTTCAGCAGGTGCCGCCTGAGCAGGCCGCTGGGCTGGTCAACGGCATTCTCAAGCCGCAGGTGACGCAGGGTCTGATCCAGACCTACGCTGCCCCCACGATCGCCGAGAAGCTGAAGCTGAACCTGACCGGCACGCGCCAGGACATCGCTCAGGGCCTGGCCGCCTACGGCGCGCGGGACGTGAAAGTGACCGACGCCGATCTGCAGGCGTACTACGATCAGAACAAGGAGCAGTTCCAGACCCCCGCCAGCGCCACCGTCAGCGAGGCCAGCTTCCGTGACCGCAACCAGGCACTGGCCTTCCGTACCGACTGGAACGGCAACGGCGACTTCACAGCGGCGGCAGGCAAGGCCGGGGGGACCGTCAGCGAACGCGGCGCGGTGACCGCCGGTGACAGCAAATTGAGTCCCGAACTGGAAGCAGCCGTGTTCAGTGCCAAGACCCTCAAGGATGCGGGCGAGGGCAGCCTGAGCGATGTGGTGAAGGTTGGAGACCGGTACTCGGTGCTGTACGTCACCGATCTGAAGCCGGCAGTCACCCAGTCGCTGGCGGCCGTGCGTGCCCAGATCCAATCGCAGGTGCTGGCGGCCAAGAAGAACGAGGCCGGCCAGGCCTTCGTGAGCAAGGAAGTCGCCGCCCTGAAGCCCACCGACAATCTGGAGAAGGTGCTGGCGGCCCAGGCCAAACGGGTGGCCGCCGCCGAACCCAAGCCGACGACGCCCGCCACCGATTCCGCCACTCCGGGAGCAACTGACAGCGCCGCCCCTGCCGACACTGCACCCACCGATGCGGCCCCTGTCGAGACCACGCCTGCCCCCACGGACAGCACGACGCCTCCGGCCACCGACGCGGCACCAGCCACCCGCTGA
- a CDS encoding VOC family protein gives MTATLDHLVIAARSLEEGRAWLEGRLGVPMQDGGKHAHFGTHNALLSLGPDCYLEVIAADPGAPIPPRPRWFGLDTPEMKAQLEDGPALIHWVAAVGALEPGPEVLELTRGENRWALTVPEDGGLPMGGVAPSRIVWHTVPPPRRLTDVGVRLGQLRLRTPTPDHLRAVLDGLEFMGEVEVYEAPQTELRAVLETPGGPVTLGEW, from the coding sequence ATGACCGCTACACTCGATCATCTGGTCATCGCTGCCCGCAGTCTGGAAGAAGGCCGTGCATGGCTCGAAGGCCGCCTGGGCGTCCCGATGCAAGATGGCGGCAAACACGCCCATTTTGGCACCCACAACGCGCTTCTGTCGCTGGGACCGGACTGCTATCTGGAGGTGATCGCCGCCGACCCCGGTGCGCCCATCCCGCCGCGTCCCCGCTGGTTCGGGCTGGACACCCCAGAGATGAAGGCGCAGTTGGAGGACGGCCCGGCACTCATTCACTGGGTTGCGGCGGTGGGGGCGCTGGAGCCGGGACCAGAGGTGCTAGAACTCACGCGCGGCGAGAACCGCTGGGCGCTGACCGTGCCAGAAGACGGCGGACTACCCATGGGGGGTGTCGCCCCGTCGCGCATCGTGTGGCACACCGTGCCGCCACCGCGCCGATTGACCGACGTGGGCGTGCGGCTGGGCCAGCTGCGCCTGAGAACGCCTACGCCCGATCATCTGCGCGCCGTGCTGGACGGTCTGGAGTTCATGGGCGAGGTGGAAGTCTACGAGGCTCCGCAGACCGAGTTGCGGGCGGTGCTGGAAACACCGGGCGGCCCGGTGACGCTGGGCGAGTGGTAG
- a CDS encoding metallophosphoesterase family protein, with amino-acid sequence MRNVRLLLLSDIHANNTALGAVLKDASSRRYDGVVHLGDALGYGPNPREVLDVLRDLDAVCIMGNHDQMLLEYVDGKRASRDSVVSLALRWQIERLSERDIAWVRTWRDGIDDPDVGARYRHGTPVSLDEYTDSVAAAREAFGQWQGRLGFVGHTHVPAVYATLNAPTGEWIKGQLFHDGGSYMVPPTTRVILNPGSVGQPRDGNPRASYGLYDTVRSQFEVIRVAYDIPRAQEASLEAGLPQVLAARLAVGK; translated from the coding sequence ATGCGGAATGTGCGGCTGCTGTTGCTCTCCGACATTCACGCCAACAACACTGCACTCGGGGCGGTGCTGAAGGACGCGTCTTCACGCCGTTACGATGGTGTGGTCCACCTGGGCGACGCGCTGGGCTACGGTCCCAACCCACGCGAAGTGCTGGATGTGCTGCGCGATCTGGACGCCGTATGCATCATGGGCAACCACGATCAGATGCTGCTGGAATACGTTGATGGCAAGCGGGCCAGCCGCGACAGCGTGGTGTCGCTGGCGCTCAGATGGCAGATCGAGCGCCTCTCGGAACGTGACATCGCCTGGGTCCGCACCTGGCGCGACGGCATTGACGACCCGGATGTGGGCGCGCGCTACCGCCACGGCACCCCAGTCAGCCTGGACGAGTACACCGATTCGGTGGCGGCGGCCCGCGAGGCCTTCGGGCAGTGGCAGGGCCGCCTGGGTTTCGTGGGCCACACCCACGTGCCCGCTGTCTACGCCACCCTGAACGCTCCCACGGGTGAATGGATCAAGGGCCAGCTGTTCCACGACGGCGGCAGTTACATGGTTCCGCCCACCACCCGCGTGATCCTCAACCCGGGTAGTGTGGGCCAGCCGCGCGACGGCAACCCCAGGGCCAGCTACGGCCTCTACGACACCGTGCGTTCGCAGTTCGAGGTCATCCGTGTGGCCTACGACATTCCCCGTGCCCAGGAAGCGTCGCTGGAGGCGGGGTTGCCACAGGTGCTGGCGGCGCGGCTGGCTGTCGGCAAGTGA
- a CDS encoding AAA family ATPase, producing MTLHASLIEQADAFTGNALLLTGPARVGKRAVAQAIAAAQNCQGARGMDGEACGVCRSCLALAAGGHPDLLLVEPRATTTTGKTARRKLIPIGAVLQGRDKGREYETHIYEFLEVRPTFNRRVVIVDGAEYLGPEAANALLKLVEEPPHRALFLFLAEDRRSVLPTIVSRSARLGVAPLADHTIESALIRTGQAADAELIAFAAGRAGVLADLDGVRTALEDARELDNSLGVSLLSALEAAERLEKRFDPAWHPEALRFTWRERPAHQRARADAALDTLQSALEAYASPSLSYQVFALNVRDAFGMS from the coding sequence ATGACCCTGCACGCTTCCTTGATTGAACAGGCCGACGCCTTTACCGGCAACGCGCTCCTGCTGACCGGCCCGGCGCGGGTGGGCAAGCGGGCGGTGGCGCAGGCCATCGCGGCGGCGCAGAATTGCCAGGGCGCGCGGGGTATGGACGGCGAGGCCTGCGGGGTGTGCCGGTCGTGTCTGGCCCTGGCGGCGGGGGGACACCCGGACCTGCTGCTGGTCGAACCGCGCGCCACTACCACCACCGGCAAAACAGCGCGGCGCAAGCTGATTCCCATTGGCGCGGTGCTGCAAGGGCGTGACAAGGGGCGCGAGTACGAGACCCATATCTACGAATTTCTGGAAGTGCGCCCCACCTTCAATCGCCGGGTGGTGATCGTGGACGGCGCGGAGTATCTGGGGCCGGAGGCCGCCAACGCCCTGCTGAAACTGGTGGAGGAGCCCCCGCACCGCGCCCTGTTCCTGTTTCTGGCCGAGGACCGCCGTTCGGTGTTGCCCACCATCGTCAGCCGCAGTGCCCGTCTGGGGGTGGCCCCACTGGCCGATCACACCATCGAGTCGGCCCTAATTCGCACAGGCCAGGCAGCCGACGCCGAGCTGATCGCCTTTGCTGCTGGACGTGCAGGTGTACTGGCCGATCTGGACGGCGTCCGCACAGCACTGGAAGATGCCCGCGAACTGGACAACTCGCTGGGCGTGAGCCTGCTGAGCGCGCTGGAAGCTGCCGAGCGGCTGGAGAAACGTTTCGATCCGGCGTGGCATCCTGAGGCATTGCGCTTCACCTGGCGCGAACGTCCGGCCCACCAGCGTGCCCGTGCCGACGCGGCTCTTGATACCCTGCAAAGCGCGCTGGAAGCGTATGCCAGTCCCAGCCTCAGCTATCAGGTCTTCGCGCTGAATGTACGTGATGCATTCGGCATGAGCTGA
- a CDS encoding proline--tRNA ligase translates to MRLSKGTLVTRRETPSEADTRGTEMLLRAGFIRQLGSGLYTTLPLMTRVLHKLEALIRRELDGAAQEVSFPQLQPAALWRQSGRWDAYTQVEQIMFAVTDRGGRELALAPTHEEVAVAVARELVGSYRDLPLSVYQIGRKFRDELRPRAGLLRTREFVMKDGYSFHATPEDLARTFEVMGDAYARILTRLGAEWRAAQADSGLIGGAESREYLLLSDVGEDTLLYTADGLYVANAERAVSRAHPAPASPFSCFERRHTPGTSTVASACAALGCEASQMIKNVLYEAEFLEGGQPSTRPVLVSLRGDHSVNPVKLWNAVSARIDGTLTALEVADTEQWAGDLPLGYLAPDLPDGTERPFLRLCDGAAAHAQHFATGANETGFHVVGANWGQQYPLPEVADLRQVEAGERSIHDPAQPLLAARGIEVGHIFQLGTRYTAAMNLSYTAADGTPQTPTMGCYGLGVTRLAAALAEQLADERGLVWPAVIAPYEVILTVVDLQDTAQVEAAEGLYAELRAAGVDALLDDRPSRAGVKFADADLTGIPWRVTLGRTVGLGRAEVRERRGGETWEPGLGKITGFLRARLGQR, encoded by the coding sequence ATGCGCCTATCGAAAGGCACCCTCGTCACGCGGCGGGAAACGCCGTCGGAGGCGGACACACGCGGCACGGAAATGCTGCTGCGCGCCGGATTCATCCGTCAACTGGGCAGCGGGCTGTACACCACGCTGCCCCTCATGACCCGCGTCCTGCACAAACTCGAAGCCCTGATCCGCCGGGAACTGGACGGTGCGGCGCAGGAGGTCAGCTTCCCACAGCTGCAACCTGCCGCGCTGTGGCGTCAGTCCGGGCGCTGGGACGCCTACACCCAGGTGGAACAGATCATGTTCGCCGTGACGGACCGGGGTGGGCGTGAACTGGCCCTGGCCCCCACCCACGAGGAAGTGGCCGTGGCCGTGGCGCGCGAACTGGTGGGCAGCTACCGCGATCTGCCCCTGAGCGTGTACCAGATCGGGCGGAAGTTCCGCGACGAGCTGAGGCCCCGCGCCGGGCTGCTGCGGACGCGCGAATTCGTAATGAAGGACGGCTACAGCTTTCACGCCACCCCGGAAGATCTGGCCCGGACCTTTGAGGTCATGGGCGACGCCTACGCCCGCATCCTGACCCGGCTGGGCGCCGAGTGGCGCGCGGCGCAGGCCGACAGCGGCCTGATCGGCGGGGCCGAGAGCCGCGAATACCTGCTGCTCTCGGACGTGGGCGAGGACACCCTGCTGTACACCGCCGATGGTCTGTACGTCGCGAATGCGGAGCGAGCCGTATCGCGCGCCCACCCGGCCCCGGCCAGCCCGTTTTCCTGCTTCGAGCGCCGCCACACACCCGGCACGTCGACGGTGGCAAGTGCCTGCGCCGCGCTGGGCTGCGAAGCCAGCCAGATGATCAAGAACGTGCTGTACGAGGCTGAATTTCTGGAGGGGGGGCAGCCCTCCACCCGGCCAGTGCTGGTCAGTCTGCGTGGGGACCACAGCGTCAATCCGGTCAAGCTGTGGAACGCCGTGTCCGCGCGGATAGATGGAACACTGACCGCGCTGGAGGTGGCCGATACAGAGCAGTGGGCTGGGGACCTGCCGCTGGGGTATCTCGCGCCCGACCTGCCGGACGGCACGGAACGCCCTTTCCTGCGCCTGTGCGACGGGGCGGCGGCGCACGCTCAGCACTTCGCGACCGGAGCCAACGAAACCGGTTTCCATGTGGTGGGCGCGAACTGGGGCCAGCAGTACCCGCTGCCCGAGGTCGCTGATCTGCGGCAGGTGGAGGCGGGGGAGCGGTCTATCCACGATCCGGCCCAGCCGCTGCTAGCAGCGCGCGGAATCGAGGTGGGCCATATCTTTCAGCTCGGCACGCGCTACACAGCGGCCATGAACCTGAGCTACACGGCCGCCGACGGCACCCCGCAGACCCCCACGATGGGCTGTTACGGCCTGGGTGTGACCCGGCTGGCAGCGGCGCTAGCCGAGCAGCTGGCCGACGAGCGCGGCCTGGTGTGGCCAGCCGTCATCGCCCCTTACGAGGTCATCCTGACCGTGGTGGACCTGCAGGACACGGCCCAGGTAGAGGCCGCCGAGGGGCTTTACGCCGAATTGCGTGCGGCGGGCGTGGACGCCCTGCTCGATGACCGCCCGTCGCGTGCAGGCGTCAAGTTCGCCGACGCCGATCTGACCGGTATTCCCTGGCGCGTGACCCTGGGGCGCACGGTTGGCTTGGGGCGCGCGGAGGTCAGGGAGCGGCGGGGCGGTGAGACCTGGGAACCGGGCCTGGGCAAGATCACCGGTTTCCTGCGGGCTCGTCTGGGCCAGCGGTAG
- a CDS encoding 2Fe-2S iron-sulfur cluster-binding protein, with amino-acid sequence MTQTNPQTITLQVEGFGEITARTGERLVLALERGGVDILHRCGGVARCTTCRVSFQEGEPDAMTLAEHDKLTEKDLLGQARLSCQIECAPGMQLTPLQTAASSGLEPGKAPAETIEPTPEWTTRPGASTEG; translated from the coding sequence ATGACCCAGACCAATCCTCAAACCATCACCCTTCAGGTCGAAGGCTTCGGAGAGATCACGGCGCGCACGGGCGAGCGGCTGGTGCTGGCGCTGGAACGTGGCGGCGTGGACATCCTCCATCGCTGCGGCGGCGTGGCCCGCTGCACCACCTGCCGCGTGTCCTTTCAGGAGGGCGAGCCCGACGCCATGACGCTGGCCGAGCACGACAAGCTGACCGAGAAGGACCTGCTGGGTCAGGCCCGGCTGTCTTGCCAGATTGAATGCGCACCGGGTATGCAACTCACACCGCTGCAAACGGCAGCAAGCAGCGGCCTGGAGCCCGGCAAGGCCCCCGCTGAGACCATTGAACCGACTCCCGAATGGACCACCCGACCCGGCGCGTCCACCGAGGGCTAG